Proteins encoded by one window of Glycine soja cultivar W05 chromosome 15, ASM419377v2, whole genome shotgun sequence:
- the LOC114388749 gene encoding cold-responsive protein kinase 1-like codes for MTCFPFSFGKKARFVAKHDPDIDEVLSGIQNVRIYTYKELKVASDNFSPANKIGEGGFGSVYKGLLKDGKVAAIKVLSAESSQGVKEFVTEINMISEIEHENLVQLYGCCVEGNQRILVYNYLENNSLEQTLLGSGHSNIIFDWKTRSRICIGIARGLAYLHEEVRPHIVHRDIKASNILLDKNLTPKISDFGLAKLIPSYMTHVSTRVVGTIGYLAPEYAIRGQLTRKADIYSFGVLLVEIVSGRCHTNTRLPIGEQYLLETTWELYQKRELVGLVDMSLDGHFDVEEACKFLKIGLLCTQDTSKLRPTMSSVVKMLTGENDIDESKITKPSFISDFMNLKIRGEKGGDIDTKVSSSYNASSASDSHSNTMSYAASTTTTTTFTGKYDQSL; via the exons ATGACTTGTTTCCCATTCTCATTTGGTAAGAAAGCACGATTTGTGGCAAAACATGATCCAGATATTGATGAAG TACTCTCAGGTATTCAAAATGTAAGGATATATACCTACAAAGAACTAAAAGTTGCCTCTGACAATTTCAGTCCAGCCAATAAAATTGGGGAGGGTGGATTTGGTTCAGTTTATAAG GGATTGCTAAAAGACGGGAAAGTAGCTGCCATAAAAGTACTTTCAGCAGAATCAAGTCAAGGGGTAAAGGAATTTGTGACAGAGATTAATATGATCTCAGAAATAGAGCATGAAAATTTGGTTCAGCTATATGGTTGTTGTGTGGAAGGGAATCAACGGATTTTGGTCTACAATTATCTTGAGAACAATAGCCTTGAACAAACCCTTCTGG GTTCAGGTCACAGTAATATCATTTTTGATTGGAAAACACGATCTAGGATTTGCATTGGGATTGCACGTGGGCTTGCTTATCTTCATGAAGAAGTAAGACCACATATTGTTCACAGAGATATAAAAGCAAGCAATATTCTCCTTGACAAAAACCTTACACCCAAAATTTCAGATTTTGGTCTTGCAAAGCTTATTCCATCATACATGACTCATGTCAGCACACGTGTGGTGGGAACAAt AGGTTATTTGGCTCCAGAGTATGCAATAAGAGGGCAGCTGACACGCAAAGCAGATATTTACAGCTTTGGTGTCCTCCTTGTGGAGATAGTTAGTGGAAGATGTCACACAAATACACGATTACCAATAGGAGAGCAATATCTTTTAGAAACG ACATGGGAACTTTATCAGAAAAGAGAATTGGTAGGGCTGGTAGACATGTCACTAGACGGCCATTTCGATGTCGAGGAGGCATGTAAGTTTCTGAAAATTGGACTTCTTTGCACTCAGGACACGTCGAAGCTCCGGCCAACCATGTCATCTGTGGTGAAGATGCTCACTGGAGAAAACGATATTGATGAAAGTAAGATAACAAAGCCAAGCTTTATTTCAGATTTTATGAATCTTAAAATCAGAGGAGAAAAAGGTGGTGATATTGATACCAAGGTTTCATCTTCCTACAATGCATCCTCTGCCTCAGACAGCCACAGCAATACCATGTCATATGCTGCAAGTACAACTACAACCACAACCTTCACCGGGAAATATGATCAAAGTTTGTAA